From Paenibacillus graminis, a single genomic window includes:
- a CDS encoding 2-isopropylmalate synthase, protein MIIPVKKRIQIFDTTLRDGEQAPGASLTPEQKIILAYKLAELGVDVLEPGFPVSSPGDFAAVETISRKVQGVEICGFARAVRGDIDAAVRATRDAERRRLHLFISSSDIHLRHQLRMSRAEVVAAAREMMAYARQFCEVVEFTAMDAARTGIDDLIEMVEAVIEEGATIINLPDTVGYALPQEYGEMFRRVRLGARGGDTVSYSAHCHNDLGLAVANSLAAIEGGATQIEVTVNGVGERTGNCALEELVMALETRGDVLGAETGIVLDKLYDTSRIISGAMHFPIAYNKPVVGRNAFQHESGIHQDGLLKDRSTYEIMDPERLGIPRSMIILGKHSGRHALKDRAAKYGIALSSGELDALYESFKETADRQKAVSDDELLRMVSTTTGQEAQVYELGEVQVLAGSAQRRVAAVTVRHLRSGEETSHTSTGDGPLEAIIAAIGQGIAEEIDFAGLELHSLGSGENAQAEAAVMVEWEGNKFRGTAIHQDIVMAAGIAFIAACNSALLSASSASQPLPAV, encoded by the coding sequence ATGATTATTCCGGTAAAGAAACGAATTCAGATTTTCGATACGACGCTGCGTGACGGTGAGCAGGCTCCCGGAGCAAGTCTCACTCCGGAACAAAAAATCATACTGGCCTATAAGCTGGCTGAGCTGGGCGTGGATGTGCTGGAGCCGGGGTTCCCGGTATCCAGCCCCGGGGATTTTGCCGCCGTGGAGACGATCTCCCGGAAGGTGCAGGGTGTGGAAATCTGCGGCTTTGCCCGTGCGGTCAGAGGGGATATTGATGCTGCGGTGCGGGCGACCCGGGATGCGGAGCGGCGGCGGCTTCATCTGTTCATCTCCTCCTCGGATATTCACCTGCGCCATCAGCTGCGCATGAGCCGGGCCGAGGTTGTAGCCGCCGCCCGGGAGATGATGGCGTATGCCCGCCAATTCTGCGAGGTGGTGGAGTTCACCGCCATGGATGCCGCACGGACGGGCATCGATGATCTGATTGAAATGGTGGAGGCCGTCATTGAGGAAGGTGCGACGATTATTAACTTGCCCGATACGGTAGGCTACGCGCTGCCGCAGGAATATGGCGAGATGTTCCGCCGGGTCCGGCTGGGAGCCAGAGGCGGTGATACCGTGAGCTATAGCGCTCACTGCCACAACGACCTGGGGCTGGCCGTGGCCAACAGCCTGGCCGCGATTGAAGGAGGGGCTACCCAGATCGAGGTGACCGTTAACGGCGTAGGTGAGCGCACCGGAAACTGTGCGCTGGAAGAGCTGGTCATGGCGCTGGAGACGCGGGGGGATGTGCTTGGTGCGGAAACCGGAATTGTGCTGGATAAGCTGTATGACACTTCGCGGATCATCAGCGGGGCCATGCATTTTCCCATTGCCTACAACAAGCCGGTTGTCGGCAGAAACGCCTTCCAGCATGAATCGGGAATTCACCAGGACGGGTTGCTGAAGGACCGCAGCACCTATGAAATTATGGACCCGGAGCGGCTGGGCATCCCGCGCAGCATGATTATTCTGGGCAAGCATTCCGGCCGGCATGCACTGAAGGACCGGGCGGCGAAGTATGGCATTGCGCTCAGTTCCGGGGAGCTGGACGCATTGTATGAATCCTTCAAGGAGACGGCTGACCGCCAGAAGGCAGTCAGTGACGATGAGCTGCTGCGGATGGTAAGCACCACTACCGGTCAGGAAGCCCAGGTCTATGAGCTGGGCGAGGTCCAGGTACTGGCCGGCAGCGCGCAGCGCCGGGTGGCCGCCGTTACGGTCCGCCATTTAAGAAGCGGCGAAGAAACCTCGCATACCAGCACCGGCGACGGTCCGCTGGAAGCGATTATTGCGGCAATCGGGCAAGGGATTGCGGAGGAGATTGATTTTGCCGGACTGGAGCTGCACTCACTGGGAAGCGGAGAGAACGCGCAGGCAGAGGCCGCAGTCATGGTGGAGTGGGAGGGCAATAAATTCAGAGGGACGGCCATCCACCAGGACATTGTAATGGCCGCGGGGATTGCTTTTATCGCCGCCTGCAATTCAGCTCTGCTCTCAGCCTCTTCGGCATCACAGCCATTGCCGGCTGTATAG